One region of Mytilus trossulus isolate FHL-02 unplaced genomic scaffold, PNRI_Mtr1.1.1.hap1 h1tg000110l__unscaffolded, whole genome shotgun sequence genomic DNA includes:
- the LOC134700038 gene encoding E3 ubiquitin-protein ligase TRIM39-like — protein sequence MPQRRPYTDGLPSINGKLLLEYNRYQRLSKSLGSRSVREKIVREKKLSNDQSATTFGQPCSFHRESLHFYCHTHKEPACIVCATTMHKVCNVVTVTENAAKSQQTCVNLEDIHQTVETVLDNIEKIKTDREENLTKLLLQKNTIEKEIHSMRKKMNEHLDHIEKEIIGELNETFRKHKNETDHLLKNIDHRKQGIRELQNTIIKAKTIETDVEAFLVGKRIEQKINEEEKFVDHFYNDESIKQSDFEFKLSPAINSFFVDIKSFGGIIVRKTPSRVNLIRTVHKVKPPDAGFQLARHVSHIKLRLHEKTYNATGIQDLRPLPHIYGGLQRQTTM from the coding sequence ATGCCTCAAAGAAGACCTTATACTGATGGCTTGCCATCGATCAATGGGAAATTGTTGTTGGAATATAACAGATATCAACGACTCTCGAAATCTCTTGGCTCTCGTTCAGTTCGAGAGAAAATAGTTCGGGAAAAGAAACTCTCAAACGATCAATCGGCAACAACCTTTGGCCAACCATGTTCTTTCCATAGAGAATCACTGCACTTCTATTGCCATACACATAAAGAACCAGCATGTATAGTTTGTGCAACAACTATGCATAAAGTCTGCAACGTTGTGACAGTGACAGAAAATGCCGCCAAATCTCAGCAAACCTGCGTCAATTTAGAAGACATACATCAAACAGTAGAAACTGTATTagacaatatagaaaaaatcaaaacagacaGGGAAGAAAATTTAACAAAGTTGTTGTTACAGAAGAATACtattgaaaaggaaatacaCAGTATGCGCAAGAAAATGAATGAACATTTAGATCATATCGAAAAAGAAATAATTGGTGAACTGAATGAAACGTTCAGAAAGCACAAAAACGAAACGGATCATCTGCTGAAAAATATAGATCACCGAAAGCAGGGAATAAGGGAACTCCAGAATACTATCATAAAGGCCAAAACTATTGAAACAGACGTCGAAGCTTTCTTGGTGGGAAAACGGATCGAGCAAAAAATCAATGAGGAAGAAAAATTCGTAGACCATTTTTATAACGACGAATCTATAAAACAATCTGATTTTGAATTCAAGCTCAGTCCGGCTATCAATTCGTTCTTTGTTGACATAAAATCGTTTGGGGGTATTATCGTACGAAAAACTCCAAGTAGGGTAAATCTAATTCGTACCGTTCACAAAGTAAAACCTCCAGATGCAGGGTTTCAGCTTGCTCGACATGTGAGCCACATTAAATTAAGACTACACGAAAAAACATACAATGCGACTGGTATACAAGACTTACGACCATTGCCACACATATACGGTGGTTTACAGAGACAAACAACGATGTAG
- the LOC134700065 gene encoding uncharacterized protein LOC134700065 — MEQQHWCSFCLIPFKNELILRAHLNIHEKQPPISCSLCPLTFVHHSQLGNHIRYRHSDYIINSFIENAKRNYRKTITDIKTEIESDSEWTDSSEEEDCITSSEGEAFLEENNKIVTKDYERTREAVPNIPNEMRYILSQKKIDVSDSKYSLSQFDSKESNTKHMNNSDGWHGNTTDCDVSFLDKLEREKEARHLSDETKMFSTFKDNLPLISTRHTLLQHMKSVNNNSEDIECIQRPSYNFEDDKNDPKQNTRDEWIEEVDGDRDELNYEQNKAMTEHDAAGANRGDPIPFNEDHECGRKPSTY; from the exons ATGGAGCAACAACATTGGTGTTCATTTTGTCTGatcccttttaaaaatgaattgattTTAAGAGCTCATCTTAACATTCATGAAAAACAACCACCAATTTCCTGCAGTTTGTGTCCACTGACATTTGTACATCATAGTCAATTAGGGAATCATATCAGATATAGGCATTCAGATTACATCATTAACTCGTTTATTGAAAATGCTAAAAGAAATTATAGAAAGACTATAACAGACATTAAAACTGAAATAGAATCTGATTCCGAATGGACAGACAGTTCCGAAGAAGAAGACTGTATAACAAGTAGTGAAGGAGAAGCATTTTTGGaggaaaacaataaaatagtcaCAAAAGACTATGAACGAACGAGAGAAGCCGTACCAAACATTCCGAATGAAATGAGGTACATCCTTTCTCAAAAAAAGATCGATGTTTCTGACTCTAAATATTCTCTTAGCCAATTTGATTCAAAAGAATCAAATACCAAACATATGAACAATTCGGATGGATGGCATGGGAACACAACGGACTGTGATGTTTCATTTCTTGACAAATTAGAAAGGGAAAAAGAAGCAAGACATCTCTCCgatgaaacaaaaatgttttctaCTTTTAAAGACAACTTACCTCTTATTTCTACAAGGCACACGTTACTGCAGCACATGAAGTCGGTGAATAACAATTCAGAGGATATTGAGTGTATTCAACGTCCTAGTTATAATTTTGAAGATGACAAGAATGACCCTAAG CAAAACACAAGGGATGAGTGGATTGAGGAAGTTGACGGAGACAGAGACGAACTgaattatgaacaaaacaaagctATGACAGAACATGATGCTGCTGGCGCTAATAGAGGAGACCCAATACCATTTAATGAAGACCATGAG